Proteins encoded together in one Lathyrus oleraceus cultivar Zhongwan6 chromosome 5, CAAS_Psat_ZW6_1.0, whole genome shotgun sequence window:
- the LOC127083798 gene encoding uncharacterized protein LOC127083798, with protein sequence MSVACGVECVVVFGCARWLWKRCTYIGSYDSATWPSATAVEFEPVPRVCRIILAIYEPDLKNPQHFQPANGYRLNPDWVVKRVSYLETEGHAPPYIIYVDHEHREIVMAVRGLNLAKESDYKLLLDNKLGRQMFDGGYVHHGLLKSAVWLLNKESETLKKLWVENGCEYGMVFAGHSLGSGVVSLLSILVVNHRELLGGIPKEKIRCYAIAPARCMSLNLAVKYANLIHSIVLQDDFLPRTATPLEDIFKSIFCLPCLLFLVCLRDTFIPEGRKLRDSRRLYAPGRMYHIVERKFCRCGRFPPEVRTAIPVDGRFEHIVLSCNTTADHAIIWIEREAEKALQLMKDQDSTKTVTVPPTVQKFERLKTLEKEHKDALERAVSLNVPHAVDTAEKEPSENNEGEAASTSNGDREAEAEAAASSTESKPSGGRLNWEEVVERLLKKSETGNKHIEEDTNVPH encoded by the exons ATGTCTGTCGCATGTGGTGTAGAGTGTGTTGTAGTCTTCGGCTGCGCACGTTGGCTATGGAAACGCTGCACGTACATCGGCTCCTACGACAGCGCCACGTGGCCATCCGCCACCGCAGTCGAATTCGAACCGGTGCCACGTGTCTGCCGAATCATCCTCGCTATCTACGAACCCGATCTCAAGAATCCTCAGCATTTCCAGCCTGCAAACGGGTACCGTTTGAATCCCGACTGGGTCGTGAAGCGCGTGAGTTATTTAGAAACTGAAGGTCACGCGCCTCCGTATATAATCTATGTCGATCACGAGCATCGCGAGATTGTGATGGCGGTGCGTGGACTTAACTTAGCTAAGGAGAGTGATTATAAGCTTTTGTTGGATAATAAATTGGGGAGACAGATGTTTGATGGTGGTTATGTTCATCATGGTTTGTTGAAATCTGCGGTTTGGTTGTTGAATAAGGAATCGGAGACGTTGAAGAAGTTGTGGGTGGAGAATGGTTGTGAGTATGGGATGGTTTTTGCGGGACATTCGTTGGGGTCTGGTGTGGTTTCTTTGTTGAGTATTCTTGTTGTGAATCATAGGGAACTTTTGGGTGGGATTCCGAAAGAGAAGATTAGGTGTTATGCTATTGCTCCTGCTAGGTGCATGTCGCTTAATTTGGCTGTTAAATATGCTAATCTCATTCATTCCATTGTGTTGCAG GATGATTTCTTGCCAAGAACAGCCACTCCATTGGAAGATATATTCAAATCAATATTCTG CTTGCCTTGCTTATTATTCTTGGTTTGCTTGAGGGACACCTTCATACCTGAGGGTCGAAAGCTAAGAGATTCAAGGAGACTATACGCACCTGGACGAATGTACCATATTGTGGAAAGAAAATTTTGCAG ATGTGGGAGATTTCCTCCTGAAGTGAGGACTGCTATTCCTGTTGATGGAAGATTTGAGCATATTGTCTTGTCCTGCAACACAACAGCGGATCATGCAATTATTTGGATAGAGAGGGAGGCAGAGAAAGCCTTACAA TTAATGAAGGATCAAGATAGCACCAAAACTGTGACAGTCCCACCAACGGTACAAAAGTTTGAGAGATTGAAGACATTAGAAAAAGAACATAAAGATGCTTTGGAAAGAGCTGTTAGCTTAAATGTACCTCATGCAGTGGACACTGCAGAGAAAGAACCATCTGAAAACAATGAAGGTGAGGCAGCATCCACTAGTAATGGTGACAGAGAAGCCGAAGCCGAAGCTGCTGCCTCAAGTACTGAATCAAAACCAAGTGGTGGAAGATTAAACTGGGAAGAGGTTGTTGAAAGGCTATTGAAGAAAAGTGAAACAGGAAACAAACATATTGAAGAGGATACAAATGTCCCACATTGA